A genome region from Bradysia coprophila strain Holo2 chromosome X unlocalized genomic scaffold, BU_Bcop_v1 contig_98, whole genome shotgun sequence includes the following:
- the LOC119070503 gene encoding uncharacterized protein CG45076-like isoform X5, which yields MVYESDFYTTRRPYSSRPVVSSYSVTTPLRVIPTGFSRVQTYTTTYPIYSSYPTVIHRSIPFVAHKRIVTSTRISSTPTRVIRSPTRVIASPLRIVNVRVRPSVTNRRVVEHKVRSHPHYYATENYLNSSYAKDFDDETRELRTATNSLLRKVHTNVQRAHSVSPISYSSKYEQRYGTDAYLAKALGASRISDEINREINTKYNANDSNRKYVGKSHLASVRIVGDKGYSKRSQIIPTTPLFFRKDKVRKDINFLSYYKKNIAAADAHQQPTFSLPSAERKAVKAAN from the exons ATGGTTTATGAAAGTGACTTTTACACAACCCGGCGGCCATATTCATCTCGGCCAGTTGTATCGTCGTACTCAGTAACG ACACCCCTTAGAGTAATACCAACAGGATTTTCAAGG GTACAGACATACACAACCACATACCCAATCTACTCCAGTTATCCTACAGTTATACATCGCTCAATTCCATTTGTGGCTCACAAACGAATCGTTACGTCGACCAGAATTTCATCAACCCCAACCAGAGTTATTCGTTCACCAACCCGAGTTATTGCATCACCATTACGTATTGTAAATGTGCGTGTACGCCCATCAGTGACTAATCGGCGTGTAGTTGAACATAAGGTCCGTTCCCATCCACATTACTATGCAACTGAGAATTATTTGAATTCTAGCTATGCAAAG gattTTGATGATGAAACAAGAGAACTTCGTACAGCTACCAATTCGTTGTTGCGTAAAGTTCACACCAACGTTCAGCGAGCACACAGTGTTTCACCTATTTCATACTCttcaaa GTATGAACAGCGTTATGGAACTGATGCATATTTAGCCAAGGCTCTAGGTGCAAGTAGAATTTCCGATGAAATTAATCGTGAAATTAATACTAAATACAACGCGAATGATTCCAATCGGAAGTATGTGG gaaaaagtcATTTGGCCTCTGTTCGTATAGTCGGTGACAAAGGCTATTCAAAACGATCCCAAATTATACCAACAACACCATTGTTTTTCCGTAAGGATAAGGTTCGAAAGGATATCAACTTTTTGTCTTATTACAAAAAGAATATCGCCGCTGCTGACGCACACCAACAGCCAACATTTTCGCTACCGTCAG
- the LOC119070503 gene encoding uncharacterized protein CG45076-like isoform X6, with protein sequence MVYESDFYTTRRPYSSRPVVSSYSVTTPLRVIPTGFSRVQTYTTTYPIYSSYPTVIHRSIPFVAHKRIVTSTRISSTPTRVIRSPTRVIASPLRIVNVRVRPSVTNRRVVEHKVRSHPHYYATENYLNSSYAKDFDDETRELRTATNSLLRKVHTNVQRAHSVSPISYSSKYEQRYGTDAYLAKALGASRISDEINREINTKYNANDSNRKYVGKSHLASVRIVGDKGYSKRSQIIPTTPLFFRKDKVRKDINFLSYYKKNIAAADAHQQPTFSLPSERKAVKAAN encoded by the exons ATGGTTTATGAAAGTGACTTTTACACAACCCGGCGGCCATATTCATCTCGGCCAGTTGTATCGTCGTACTCAGTAACG ACACCCCTTAGAGTAATACCAACAGGATTTTCAAGG GTACAGACATACACAACCACATACCCAATCTACTCCAGTTATCCTACAGTTATACATCGCTCAATTCCATTTGTGGCTCACAAACGAATCGTTACGTCGACCAGAATTTCATCAACCCCAACCAGAGTTATTCGTTCACCAACCCGAGTTATTGCATCACCATTACGTATTGTAAATGTGCGTGTACGCCCATCAGTGACTAATCGGCGTGTAGTTGAACATAAGGTCCGTTCCCATCCACATTACTATGCAACTGAGAATTATTTGAATTCTAGCTATGCAAAG gattTTGATGATGAAACAAGAGAACTTCGTACAGCTACCAATTCGTTGTTGCGTAAAGTTCACACCAACGTTCAGCGAGCACACAGTGTTTCACCTATTTCATACTCttcaaa GTATGAACAGCGTTATGGAACTGATGCATATTTAGCCAAGGCTCTAGGTGCAAGTAGAATTTCCGATGAAATTAATCGTGAAATTAATACTAAATACAACGCGAATGATTCCAATCGGAAGTATGTGG gaaaaagtcATTTGGCCTCTGTTCGTATAGTCGGTGACAAAGGCTATTCAAAACGATCCCAAATTATACCAACAACACCATTGTTTTTCCGTAAGGATAAGGTTCGAAAGGATATCAACTTTTTGTCTTATTACAAAAAGAATATCGCCGCTGCTGACGCACACCAACAGCCAACATTTTCGCTACCGTCAG
- the LOC119070503 gene encoding uncharacterized protein CG45076-like isoform X8, with protein MVYESDFYTTRRPYSSRPVVSSYSVTTPLRVIPTGFSRVQTYTTTYPIYSSYPTVIHRSIPFVAHKRIVTSTRISSTPTRVIRSPTRVIASPLRIVNVRVRPSVTNRRVVEHKDFDDETRELRTATNSLLRKVHTNVQRAHSVSPISYSSKYEQRYGTDAYLAKALGASRISDEINREINTKYNANDSNRKYVGKSHLASVRIVGDKGYSKRSQIIPTTPLFFRKDKVRKDINFLSYYKKNIAAADAHQQPTFSLPSERKAVKAAN; from the exons ATGGTTTATGAAAGTGACTTTTACACAACCCGGCGGCCATATTCATCTCGGCCAGTTGTATCGTCGTACTCAGTAACG ACACCCCTTAGAGTAATACCAACAGGATTTTCAAGG GTACAGACATACACAACCACATACCCAATCTACTCCAGTTATCCTACAGTTATACATCGCTCAATTCCATTTGTGGCTCACAAACGAATCGTTACGTCGACCAGAATTTCATCAACCCCAACCAGAGTTATTCGTTCACCAACCCGAGTTATTGCATCACCATTACGTATTGTAAATGTGCGTGTACGCCCATCAGTGACTAATCGGCGTGTAGTTGAACATAAG gattTTGATGATGAAACAAGAGAACTTCGTACAGCTACCAATTCGTTGTTGCGTAAAGTTCACACCAACGTTCAGCGAGCACACAGTGTTTCACCTATTTCATACTCttcaaa GTATGAACAGCGTTATGGAACTGATGCATATTTAGCCAAGGCTCTAGGTGCAAGTAGAATTTCCGATGAAATTAATCGTGAAATTAATACTAAATACAACGCGAATGATTCCAATCGGAAGTATGTGG gaaaaagtcATTTGGCCTCTGTTCGTATAGTCGGTGACAAAGGCTATTCAAAACGATCCCAAATTATACCAACAACACCATTGTTTTTCCGTAAGGATAAGGTTCGAAAGGATATCAACTTTTTGTCTTATTACAAAAAGAATATCGCCGCTGCTGACGCACACCAACAGCCAACATTTTCGCTACCGTCAG
- the LOC119070503 gene encoding uncharacterized protein CG45078-like isoform X9, producing MVYESDFYTTRRPYSSRPVVSSYSVTRRDIDSEKKAYRPSLVADPITAFGKRKPKTQERESILTPINRAAIRPKPEATLKPLQPYISARDSTRTKVLNEVRRCSELRTAGGSISASTDRQSMDVLLPRLHQTAPVKDAHRRIFFVEPSKYHP from the exons ATGGTTTATGAAAGTGACTTTTACACAACCCGGCGGCCATATTCATCTCGGCCAGTTGTATCGTCGTACTCAGTAACG AGACGCGACATTGATTCTGAGAAAAAAGCGTATCGACCGTCACTTGTGGCTGACCCGATAACAGCTTTCGGCAAAAGGAAGCCAAAAACGCAAGAGCGTGAATCAATTCTAACACCCATCAATCGGGCGGCTATTCGACCGAAACCGGAAGCAACGTTGAAGCCACTTCAACCGTACATCTCCGCTCGTGACTCGACACGCACGAAAGTTTTGAACGAAGTTCGCCGCTGTAGCGAACTACGAACGGCTGGTGGAAGCATATCAGCTAGCACCGATCGACAGAGCATGGATGTTCTTTTACCGCGACTACACCAAACGGCTCCGGTGAAAGATGCACATcgaagaattttctttgtggAACCGAGCAAATACCATCCATGA
- the LOC119070503 gene encoding uncharacterized protein CG45076-like isoform X7, with protein MVYESDFYTTRRPYSSRPVVSSYSVTTPLRVIPTGFSRVQTYTTTYPIYSSYPTVIHRSIPFVAHKRIVTSTRISSTPTRVIRSPTRVIASPLRIVNVRVRPSVTNRRVVEHKDFDDETRELRTATNSLLRKVHTNVQRAHSVSPISYSSKYEQRYGTDAYLAKALGASRISDEINREINTKYNANDSNRKYVGKSHLASVRIVGDKGYSKRSQIIPTTPLFFRKDKVRKDINFLSYYKKNIAAADAHQQPTFSLPSAERKAVKAAN; from the exons ATGGTTTATGAAAGTGACTTTTACACAACCCGGCGGCCATATTCATCTCGGCCAGTTGTATCGTCGTACTCAGTAACG ACACCCCTTAGAGTAATACCAACAGGATTTTCAAGG GTACAGACATACACAACCACATACCCAATCTACTCCAGTTATCCTACAGTTATACATCGCTCAATTCCATTTGTGGCTCACAAACGAATCGTTACGTCGACCAGAATTTCATCAACCCCAACCAGAGTTATTCGTTCACCAACCCGAGTTATTGCATCACCATTACGTATTGTAAATGTGCGTGTACGCCCATCAGTGACTAATCGGCGTGTAGTTGAACATAAG gattTTGATGATGAAACAAGAGAACTTCGTACAGCTACCAATTCGTTGTTGCGTAAAGTTCACACCAACGTTCAGCGAGCACACAGTGTTTCACCTATTTCATACTCttcaaa GTATGAACAGCGTTATGGAACTGATGCATATTTAGCCAAGGCTCTAGGTGCAAGTAGAATTTCCGATGAAATTAATCGTGAAATTAATACTAAATACAACGCGAATGATTCCAATCGGAAGTATGTGG gaaaaagtcATTTGGCCTCTGTTCGTATAGTCGGTGACAAAGGCTATTCAAAACGATCCCAAATTATACCAACAACACCATTGTTTTTCCGTAAGGATAAGGTTCGAAAGGATATCAACTTTTTGTCTTATTACAAAAAGAATATCGCCGCTGCTGACGCACACCAACAGCCAACATTTTCGCTACCGTCAG
- the LOC119070503 gene encoding protein anoxia up-regulated-like isoform X10, which produces MVYESDFYTTRRPYSSRPVVSSYSVTTPSRSYYSVTDSPSGRSRRADEQYSYSYTSTTEKNNNSSSNPYSRPERSSYSTTTERKSETGPGGYSYNTSRTSTSGAGPGGYSYSSTASGRLPHGTSYRHYSYHV; this is translated from the exons ATGGTTTATGAAAGTGACTTTTACACAACCCGGCGGCCATATTCATCTCGGCCAGTTGTATCGTCGTACTCAGTAACG ACCCCATCCCGTAGCTATTATTCGGTGACTGACAGTCCATCAGGCCGTTCACGTCGTGCAGATGAACAATACTCTTATTCGTATACGTCAACCACCGAAAAGAATAACAATTCATCGTCGAATCCCTATTCACGTCCGGAACGTTCATCCTATTCGACCACAACCGAACGTAAAAGCGAAACCGGGCCGGGTGGATACTCATATAACACTTCCCGGACATCTACTTCCGGTGCTGGACCAGGCGGATATAGCTATAGTTCAACAGCATCCGGACGATTGCCGCATGGAACTTCATACAGACATTATTCGTACCATGTTTGA